The sequence below is a genomic window from Methylophilus sp. DW102.
CGGCAGAGATTGCTGCCAACCGTGCGCACAAGCCGCTGCCCGCGAATGTCGCGGATGCAACGCTGGCGCGTGTTAACCGCCTTGAAAATGGTGGGGGCGAGAAAGTGGCTGAGGTGGGCTTGGCGATGCGCCAGACCATGCAAAAACATTGCGGGGTATTCCGTTTTCCTGATTTATTGGCCGACGGCGTAGACGCCATCAAGCAAGTGGCCCAGCGTGCCGGGCAGTTAAGAATTGCTGATACAAGCAAGGTGTTTAACACGGCCAGGGTCGAAGCGCTGGAGCTGGATAACCTGATGGAGGTGGCGCTGGCAACCATGCAAGCGGCCCATGCGCGTCAGGAAAGCCGCGGCGCCCATGCCCGTGAGGATTATCCCGAGCGTGACGATACGCATTGGCTCAGTCATTCGCTGTATTTTGCCCGCGAGCAAAAGCTGGTGTACAAGCCGGTGCGCCTTAAACCATTGACCGTAGAACCATTCGAGTTGAAGAAAAGGGTGTATTGATATGCGTTTCTCTATTTACCGGTTTAATCCCGACGTAGACAAAAAGCCCTATATGCAGGACTACGAGGTCACGCTGGAAGACAGTGACCAGATGTTATTGGACGCGCTGATGCGGATTAAAGAACTGGACGAAACGCTCAGTATGCGCAAGTCCTGCCGTGAAGGTGTGTGTGGCAGTGATGCCATGAATATCAATGGCAAAAATGGCCTGGCCTGTATTACCAAACTCAGCGATCTGCAAGAACCTGTGGTATTGCGTCCCATGCCTGGCTTGCCTGTGATTCGTGATCTGGTCGTGGATATGACGCAATTCTTTGATAACTATCATTCGGTGATGCCTTATTTGCAAAACCACGAGACGCCGCCGGAAACCGAGCGCCTGCAAAGCCCGGAAGACCGTGCCAAGCTGGATGGCTTGTATGAGTGCATTTTGTGTGGGGCTTGTACAACCTCTTGCCCCAGCTTCTGGTGGAATCCGGACAAATTTGTCGGTCCGGCAGGGCTGATGCAGGCTTACCGCTTTATTGCCGACAGCCGTGATCAGGAACAGGATGCGCGGTTGGAGAATCTGGAAGACCCTTACCGTTTGTATCGTTGCCACAACATCATGAACTGTACCGATGTCTGCCCGAAAAAGCTGAATCCAAACGCTGCCATTGCAGCGATTAAAGACCTCAAGATCGAAAAAGCCAAGGCCCATCAAGACAGCAAGCCGGGTAAGAAGATATTTGGTATCAAAGTGTTATAGGGGGAAGCCATGCTGAATGCTGAAATTTTACGTGACGCCGAGCAGCGGCGACTGACCTGGCGCTGCCGCCGCGGCATGCTGGAACTCGATATCGTATTGCAACGCTTTGTCAGT
It includes:
- a CDS encoding succinate dehydrogenase iron-sulfur subunit produces the protein MRFSIYRFNPDVDKKPYMQDYEVTLEDSDQMLLDALMRIKELDETLSMRKSCREGVCGSDAMNINGKNGLACITKLSDLQEPVVLRPMPGLPVIRDLVVDMTQFFDNYHSVMPYLQNHETPPETERLQSPEDRAKLDGLYECILCGACTTSCPSFWWNPDKFVGPAGLMQAYRFIADSRDQEQDARLENLEDPYRLYRCHNIMNCTDVCPKKLNPNAAIAAIKDLKIEKAKAHQDSKPGKKIFGIKVL